From one Haloarcula sp. DT43 genomic stretch:
- a CDS encoding DUF7266 family protein — protein MSVRFRGDDRAVSPAVTQALTIGITSLLVTGLLIGGSQMVDSQRERVTQEALENVADGVARDLVRLDAFETGTLDTTVSFRAMYPERIADQAYNVEVISDSSHTHVYANASGLNRYAVVQFRNETSVCPSVVSSGPLAVSYNATADCMAVTDG, from the coding sequence ATGAGCGTTCGATTCCGTGGCGACGACCGCGCTGTCTCGCCGGCCGTCACGCAGGCGCTCACCATCGGCATCACGTCGCTGTTGGTGACCGGTCTCCTCATCGGCGGGAGCCAGATGGTCGACTCACAGCGCGAACGGGTGACCCAGGAGGCGCTGGAGAACGTCGCCGACGGCGTCGCACGGGACCTGGTCCGTCTGGACGCGTTCGAGACCGGGACGCTCGACACCACGGTGTCGTTCCGCGCGATGTACCCCGAGCGAATCGCCGACCAGGCGTACAACGTCGAGGTAATATCGGATAGTTCGCACACGCACGTGTACGCGAACGCGTCCGGGCTGAATCGGTACGCCGTCGTGCAGTTCAGAAACGAGACCAGCGTCTGTCCCTCCGTCGTCTCTAGCGGTCCGCTAGCGGTTTCGTACAACGCGACGGCCGACTGTATGGCGGTGACCGATGGATGA
- a CDS encoding DUF7289 family protein, whose amino-acid sequence MSDDQRSHDRGVSDLLAFTLTFSIIVTTIALVSLGGLGAFDAVQRGATTDVAETSMVGFAETTDDHIRGDAPRRTTSMKLQGHGLSLRPSTLNVTVDGHTTNISTGAFVRETDAGTDIVYTGGAVYRVQQEGSVVSREPSFRCSPDSAYLAVLALNGRTDFASSGRVTIETAIRNRTLVSPGAGRSPSATTVSVNVSGTAYPDAWHRLFEQELSSWSNHSDPHTYQCTGISRAVVHDTTVEVRTVT is encoded by the coding sequence ATGAGTGACGACCAGCGGAGCCACGACCGCGGCGTCTCCGACCTGCTCGCGTTTACGCTCACCTTCAGCATCATCGTCACCACCATCGCGCTGGTGTCGCTCGGTGGGCTCGGTGCGTTCGACGCCGTCCAGCGGGGCGCGACGACCGACGTCGCGGAGACGTCGATGGTCGGGTTCGCGGAGACCACGGACGACCATATCCGCGGCGACGCCCCGCGACGCACTACCAGTATGAAACTACAGGGCCATGGCCTCTCTCTCCGGCCGTCGACGTTGAACGTGACCGTCGACGGGCACACGACGAATATCTCGACCGGGGCGTTCGTCCGGGAGACCGACGCGGGGACGGACATCGTCTACACCGGCGGCGCGGTGTACCGGGTCCAGCAGGAGGGGTCAGTCGTCTCGAGAGAGCCCAGCTTCAGGTGTAGCCCCGACAGTGCGTACCTCGCCGTCCTCGCGCTCAACGGCCGGACCGACTTCGCGTCGTCCGGCCGCGTCACCATCGAGACCGCGATTCGAAACAGGACGCTCGTTTCCCCGGGAGCTGGCCGGTCGCCGTCCGCGACAACCGTCTCTGTCAACGTCTCCGGTACCGCGTACCCGGACGCGTGGCACCGCTTGTTCGAACAGGAACTGTCGAGCTGGTCGAACCACTCGGACCCCCACACCTACCAGTGTACGGGCATCAGCCGCGCTGTCGTCCACGATACGACAGTCGAGGTCCGTACTGTCACCTGA